The Deinococcus humi genome includes a window with the following:
- the ispF gene encoding 2-C-methyl-D-erythritol 2,4-cyclodiphosphate synthase — translation MVFASVPVGPVIRVGYGEDAHRLAAGHSLILGGVPVPDAAFGTVAHSDGDAVLHAVADALLSGVALGDIGDYFPDTDPLWAGLDSRAILGRVLELVRERGYTPVNIALVVTMDKPRLGPLRAQIASNVAALLGLSESEVGVSFKTSEGLAPAHVQTRVTALLTQLQD, via the coding sequence ATGGTTTTTGCATCTGTGCCTGTAGGCCCGGTGATTCGCGTTGGTTACGGGGAGGACGCGCACCGACTGGCGGCAGGACATTCCCTGATTCTGGGCGGCGTCCCTGTGCCGGATGCCGCGTTCGGAACCGTGGCCCACAGTGATGGTGACGCCGTATTGCATGCGGTGGCTGACGCGCTGCTCTCAGGAGTGGCACTTGGAGACATCGGGGATTACTTTCCCGATACCGATCCCCTGTGGGCTGGCTTGGATTCGCGCGCAATCCTGGGCCGGGTGCTGGAACTGGTGCGTGAACGGGGGTACACCCCGGTCAACATCGCCCTGGTCGTCACAATGGACAAGCCCCGGCTAGGACCGCTCCGCGCCCAGATTGCCAGCAACGTGGCCGCTCTGCTGGGCCTGAGTGAAAGCGAAGTTGGAGTTAGTTTCAAGACTTCCGAGGGCCTGGCCCCAGCCCACGTTCAGACGCGCGTCACCGCGCTGCTCACACAACTGCAGGATTGA